Proteins encoded together in one Microbacterium sp. zg-Y625 window:
- a CDS encoding D-alanyl-D-alanine carboxypeptidase family protein, with protein sequence MTTEDAPPLTRRARRARLRAEAAADAAASASPVSADPAASPDSVSDAPADEAAPEHEPARLAPDDDADDDEAAAAAPAPADAARPEPADRETAAAGPPHRVALGWVDEDAVAAASPAVSLGTAASPYTTVQTDLLASRPRRSPLRPSVLVPTLSVVAVIALYVLTTLLWPLHALPPTVSPATIAPLSAPAAAPAWPQEGSAALGVDGITGTVASASDPTSIASLTKVVTSLMVLEEMPLTPGEQGPEYRFTSADQSEYWAYRERGESALPVPVDGTLTQYQLLQGILISSANNYADRLASELWPSNRVFADAAESWLAQQGLTGITIVDPSGIGDDNAAEPAALVALAERAMANPVIAEIVRMPSAELPGAGLIENTNALLADPGVVGVKTGALWEHFNLLVAKDIVVGETPVRLFAAILGQFDGEERNVTARAMLAQLESELQQRPTVAAGTIAGEVTTAWGERVDMVTSADASVVLWNGATGEVTTDLAVGDDREAEAVAGSLTVKGPLDTATVDVHLAGTIEGPSPWWRLTHPLQLFGLAG encoded by the coding sequence GTGACCACCGAGGACGCTCCCCCGCTCACGCGCCGCGCGCGACGAGCGCGCCTGCGCGCTGAAGCGGCGGCCGACGCCGCGGCGAGCGCGTCCCCCGTTTCCGCCGATCCTGCGGCATCGCCCGACTCGGTGAGCGACGCCCCCGCAGACGAGGCAGCGCCCGAGCACGAACCCGCCCGCCTCGCACCCGACGACGACGCCGACGACGACGAAGCCGCCGCTGCGGCGCCGGCGCCCGCCGATGCCGCTCGCCCCGAGCCCGCCGACCGGGAGACGGCAGCCGCCGGCCCGCCCCACCGGGTCGCGCTCGGGTGGGTGGACGAGGATGCCGTGGCCGCGGCATCCCCCGCCGTCAGTCTCGGCACCGCCGCCTCCCCCTACACGACGGTGCAGACCGACCTGCTCGCCAGCCGACCGCGACGGTCGCCGCTGCGTCCTTCGGTGCTGGTGCCCACTCTCAGCGTCGTCGCGGTGATCGCCCTCTACGTCCTCACCACGCTGCTCTGGCCCCTGCACGCCCTGCCGCCGACGGTGTCGCCCGCCACCATCGCCCCGCTGTCGGCGCCCGCCGCCGCGCCGGCGTGGCCTCAGGAGGGAAGCGCGGCGCTGGGGGTCGACGGCATCACCGGCACGGTCGCCTCCGCATCCGACCCCACCTCCATCGCAAGCCTCACGAAGGTCGTCACGTCGCTGATGGTCCTCGAGGAGATGCCGCTCACCCCCGGCGAGCAGGGTCCCGAGTACCGGTTCACCTCCGCCGATCAGAGCGAGTACTGGGCATACCGGGAACGCGGCGAGTCCGCCCTCCCCGTACCCGTCGACGGCACGCTGACGCAGTACCAGCTGCTGCAGGGCATCCTCATCTCCTCGGCGAACAACTACGCCGATCGGCTCGCATCGGAGCTGTGGCCGAGCAACCGGGTCTTCGCCGACGCCGCCGAATCATGGCTCGCGCAGCAGGGGCTGACCGGCATCACGATCGTCGACCCGAGCGGCATCGGCGACGACAACGCCGCCGAGCCCGCCGCGCTGGTCGCCCTGGCGGAACGGGCGATGGCCAACCCGGTCATCGCCGAGATCGTGCGGATGCCATCTGCCGAGCTTCCCGGCGCCGGACTCATCGAGAACACCAACGCCCTGCTGGCCGACCCCGGTGTCGTCGGGGTGAAGACCGGCGCCCTGTGGGAGCACTTCAATCTGCTGGTCGCCAAGGACATCGTCGTCGGCGAAACGCCGGTGCGGCTGTTCGCGGCGATCCTCGGGCAGTTCGACGGCGAGGAGCGCAACGTGACCGCGCGCGCGATGCTCGCCCAGCTGGAGTCCGAGCTGCAGCAGCGGCCCACGGTGGCCGCCGGCACGATCGCCGGCGAGGTGACGACGGCGTGGGGCGAGCGGGTCGACATGGTGACCTCGGCGGACGCGTCGGTCGTGCTGTGGAACGGCGCCACCGGCGAAGTCACCACGGACCTCGCCGTCGGCGACGACCGCGAGGCCGAGGCGGTCGCCGGGTCGCTGACGGTGAAGGGTCCCCTCGACACCGCCACCGTCGACGTGCACCTCGCCGGCACCATCGAGGGCCCGAGCCCGTGGTGGCGCCTCACCCACCCGCTGCAGCTGTTCGGCCTCGCCGGCTGA
- a CDS encoding ECF transporter S component yields the protein MHASKPAGATAQSSSRPAVPPLSQRVRWRVVDIVVASVIAVACAAVFLLWNVGYEGPSALLKPLLPGIQGVFAGPWLIAGVLGGLIIRKPGAALYTETVAAVISALVGNQWGPLTIVSGLVQGVGAELVFLLFLYGVWRLPVAILAGAAAGLGAGINDRILWYAGADTLFTTVYIASTTLSGAVIAGLGAWLIARGLAATGALSRFAAGREVSRRV from the coding sequence ATGCACGCATCGAAGCCTGCTGGCGCAACCGCGCAGAGCTCATCGCGACCGGCCGTTCCGCCGCTGTCGCAGCGCGTCCGCTGGCGCGTCGTCGACATCGTCGTGGCCAGCGTCATCGCCGTCGCCTGTGCGGCGGTGTTCCTGCTGTGGAACGTCGGCTACGAGGGGCCGAGCGCGCTGCTGAAGCCCCTGCTGCCCGGCATCCAGGGCGTCTTCGCCGGGCCGTGGCTCATCGCCGGTGTGCTCGGCGGCCTGATCATCCGCAAACCCGGTGCGGCGCTCTACACCGAGACCGTGGCCGCGGTCATCTCGGCCCTCGTCGGCAACCAGTGGGGCCCGCTGACCATCGTCTCCGGGCTCGTGCAGGGCGTGGGCGCCGAGCTGGTGTTCCTGCTGTTCCTCTACGGTGTCTGGCGGCTGCCGGTGGCGATCCTCGCCGGAGCCGCGGCGGGCCTGGGTGCCGGCATCAACGACCGCATCCTCTGGTACGCGGGGGCGGACACGCTCTTCACCACCGTCTACATCGCCTCGACGACGCTCTCGGGCGCGGTCATCGCGGGCCTCGGCGCCTGGCTCATCGCTCGCGGGCTCGCCGCCACCGGTGCTCTCAGCCGGTTCGCGGCGGGCCGCGAGGTCTCCCGGCGCGTCTGA
- a CDS encoding ABC transporter ATP-binding protein: MPASPAASPAAVEARGWGWRYATREAWAVRDVSLRVEPGERVLLLGASGSGKSTLLQGIAGVLGGADEGDQEGALFVGGQPAAATRGTAGLVLQDPDSQTILARVGDDVAFGCENLGVPREEIWQRVHAALDAVGLDVPLDRSTSALSGGQKQRLALAGVIAMRPGAVLLDEPTANLDPAGVVDVRDAVGRALDATGATLIVIEHRVDVWLPLVDRVVVLAPGGGVLADGSPRAVLGSGVAIPGGVGPRGPARSLAGHGATAPPPAAAPATELDLPRQLAAAGVWVPGFAPRVPPPPAVAPGEALLSARGLVVARTPGVPVAGPLDLEVRAGEVLGVVGPNGAGKSTLGLTLAGLVRPEAGRVGASDALAAGAAARRRRADAGTDPAGWSSRSLLTRIGTVFQDPEHQLLARTVREELAVGPRALGLPEAEVAARVDELLERLRLARLADANPYTLSGGEKRRLTVAATLATRPRVMVLDEPTFGQDATTWAELVAIIAGLRDGIDERGPLAIAAISHDEAVLAALHARRLEVGR, encoded by the coding sequence GTGCCGGCATCCCCCGCCGCCTCACCCGCCGCCGTCGAGGCCCGCGGGTGGGGCTGGCGCTATGCCACGCGCGAGGCGTGGGCGGTGCGCGACGTGTCGCTGCGCGTCGAACCAGGCGAACGGGTGCTGCTTCTGGGCGCGTCGGGATCCGGCAAGTCGACGCTGCTGCAGGGCATCGCCGGCGTGCTCGGCGGTGCCGACGAGGGCGACCAGGAGGGTGCGCTGTTCGTCGGCGGCCAGCCGGCGGCCGCGACACGCGGGACCGCAGGACTCGTGCTGCAGGACCCTGACAGCCAGACGATCCTCGCGCGTGTGGGCGACGACGTCGCGTTCGGCTGCGAGAACCTGGGCGTGCCGCGGGAGGAGATCTGGCAACGGGTGCACGCGGCGCTGGACGCGGTGGGGCTGGACGTGCCGCTGGATCGATCGACCTCGGCGCTGTCGGGCGGGCAGAAGCAGCGCCTCGCGCTCGCCGGTGTCATCGCCATGCGCCCGGGGGCCGTGCTGCTGGACGAGCCGACCGCGAACCTCGACCCGGCGGGCGTCGTCGACGTGCGTGACGCGGTGGGCCGGGCGCTGGATGCCACCGGCGCCACCCTGATCGTCATCGAGCACCGGGTGGACGTCTGGCTGCCGCTGGTGGACCGCGTCGTCGTGCTCGCGCCGGGGGGCGGTGTGCTCGCGGACGGGTCGCCGCGCGCCGTACTCGGCAGCGGAGTCGCGATCCCCGGCGGCGTGGGTCCGCGAGGCCCCGCCCGGTCCCTCGCGGGCCACGGCGCGACCGCTCCGCCCCCCGCGGCCGCCCCGGCCACCGAGCTCGACCTGCCGCGGCAGCTCGCCGCGGCGGGGGTGTGGGTGCCGGGCTTCGCGCCGCGGGTGCCGCCGCCGCCCGCGGTGGCACCGGGCGAGGCGCTGCTGTCCGCGCGCGGGCTCGTGGTGGCGCGCACCCCGGGGGTGCCGGTCGCCGGCCCGCTCGACCTCGAGGTTCGGGCGGGGGAGGTGCTGGGCGTCGTCGGGCCGAACGGCGCCGGCAAGTCCACCCTCGGACTCACCCTCGCCGGGCTGGTGCGCCCCGAGGCGGGGCGGGTGGGGGCATCCGACGCGCTCGCCGCGGGGGCTGCGGCACGCCGGCGTCGGGCGGATGCCGGAACGGACCCCGCCGGCTGGTCGTCGCGCAGCCTGCTGACGCGCATCGGCACCGTCTTCCAGGATCCCGAGCATCAGCTGCTGGCGCGCACGGTGCGCGAGGAGCTCGCCGTGGGGCCGCGTGCGCTCGGCCTGCCCGAGGCCGAGGTGGCGGCGCGGGTGGATGAACTGCTGGAGCGGCTGCGGCTCGCGCGTCTGGCCGACGCCAATCCGTACACGCTCTCGGGCGGCGAGAAGCGTCGGCTCACGGTCGCCGCGACCCTCGCGACGCGTCCCCGCGTGATGGTGCTGGACGAACCGACCTTCGGTCAGGATGCCACCACGTGGGCCGAGCTCGTGGCGATCATCGCGGGGCTCCGCGACGGCATCGACGAGCGCGGCCCGCTCGCGATCGCCGCGATCAGCCACGATGAGGCCGTGCTCGCGGCCCTGCACGCCCGACGCCTCGAGGTGGGCCGGTGA
- a CDS encoding energy-coupling factor transporter transmembrane component T family protein: protein MSPRAGSGPVAVRNPVAKLGAALLIALPLVVTIDPVSALVALLLEIPLLLAAGLSARQFWLRTLPLWIAAPTSAVTIALYGATSGHVYVEWLFVRVSEGSLLLAAATFLRVLAIGLPAVVLFVTVDPTDLADGLAQIVRLPARFVLGALAGMRMLGLLADDWRALSLARRARGVADAGRLRRVLGTAFALFVLAIRRGSSLATAMEARAFGAPTARTWARESRLTGGDGMLLLAGAAISATALTVSIAVGAFTPVLGR, encoded by the coding sequence GTGAGCCCCCGGGCCGGCAGCGGTCCGGTCGCCGTCCGCAACCCGGTCGCCAAGCTCGGCGCGGCCCTGCTCATCGCGCTGCCGCTCGTGGTGACGATCGATCCGGTGTCGGCGCTGGTCGCCCTGTTGCTGGAGATCCCGCTGCTGCTGGCGGCGGGGCTCAGCGCCCGGCAGTTCTGGCTGCGGACGCTGCCCCTGTGGATCGCCGCCCCCACCTCCGCCGTCACCATCGCGCTGTACGGGGCGACGAGCGGCCACGTCTACGTCGAGTGGCTCTTCGTGCGCGTGAGTGAGGGATCGCTGCTGCTGGCGGCGGCGACCTTCTTGCGCGTGCTCGCCATCGGCCTGCCCGCGGTGGTGCTGTTCGTCACGGTGGATCCCACCGACCTCGCCGACGGACTGGCGCAGATCGTGCGGCTGCCCGCCCGCTTCGTGCTCGGCGCGCTCGCCGGCATGCGGATGCTGGGCCTTCTCGCCGACGACTGGCGGGCGCTGTCGCTCGCCCGGCGGGCCCGCGGCGTCGCCGATGCCGGACGGCTGCGTCGCGTGCTCGGCACCGCGTTCGCGCTGTTCGTGCTGGCGATCCGGCGGGGGTCGTCGCTGGCCACGGCGATGGAGGCGCGCGCGTTCGGCGCGCCGACGGCGCGCACTTGGGCGCGCGAGTCGCGGCTCACCGGGGGCGACGGCATGCTGCTGCTCGCCGGGGCAGCGATCTCGGCGACGGCGCTGACGGTGTCGATCGCGGTCGGCGCCTTCACACCGGTGCTCGGCCGCTGA
- a CDS encoding aminoglycoside 3'-phosphotransferase — translation MSIPLSPLEVPTRVRALAAGAALIPVWRNKRGGVTFRTDDGRYIKHGPRNAETTMAGEADRLGWAAAHTPVPRVLDHGTEGDEEWLVTAALPGRSAVDPRWIAEPAVAVRALGEGLRALHDALPVATCPYDWSVPARVANAAVRGIRVPAALHQAPPVDVLVVCHGDACAPNTLLDDAGQWSGHVDLDSLGVADRWADIAVAAMSTGWNYGPGWEDALLDAYGIARDPERMSFYAALWDAT, via the coding sequence GTGTCGATTCCGCTTTCTCCCCTCGAGGTGCCCACACGCGTGCGTGCTCTGGCGGCTGGGGCCGCGCTCATCCCGGTCTGGCGGAACAAACGGGGAGGCGTCACCTTCCGCACCGACGACGGCCGCTACATCAAGCACGGCCCCCGCAACGCCGAGACGACGATGGCGGGCGAGGCGGACCGGCTGGGGTGGGCCGCAGCGCACACGCCGGTGCCGCGCGTGCTCGACCACGGGACGGAGGGCGACGAGGAGTGGCTCGTCACGGCGGCGCTCCCCGGTCGGTCGGCCGTCGACCCCCGGTGGATCGCAGAGCCGGCGGTCGCGGTGCGCGCACTCGGCGAGGGCCTGCGCGCCCTGCACGACGCCCTGCCGGTGGCGACGTGCCCGTACGACTGGAGCGTGCCCGCGCGCGTGGCGAACGCGGCGGTCCGTGGCATCCGGGTGCCTGCCGCGCTGCACCAGGCACCACCGGTCGATGTGCTCGTCGTCTGTCACGGCGACGCCTGCGCGCCCAACACCCTGCTCGATGATGCCGGCCAGTGGTCGGGTCATGTCGACCTCGACTCCCTGGGCGTCGCCGACCGCTGGGCCGACATCGCGGTCGCGGCGATGAGCACGGGGTGGAACTACGGGCCGGGGTGGGAGGACGCGCTGCTCGACGCGTACGGCATCGCCCGCGATCCGGAGCGGATGTCGTTCTACGCCGCCCTGTGGGACGCGACCTGA
- a CDS encoding enoyl-CoA hydratase/isomerase family protein: protein MSDAILFSVHDGLARITLNRPDSLNAFDATLAREWERVTVEATSRDDVGAILLDAAGRAFCAGGDVRAMAQTMGSGKDISDLAEVINTGIRALTESAVPVVAAAHGTTAGGGLGILLTSDYAIVGADSRIGSLYANIGLTPDLSVSAQLAQAVGQRRALQLVLQDRMLTADEAREWGLVAEVVGGEDAESIAAAVRARAEEVARFWLAGAHGAYGQAKRLIRSRPERTFAEQLDEEARSIGAAFDTPEAKARVAAFASASRKTASKENA, encoded by the coding sequence ATGAGCGACGCCATCCTGTTCAGCGTCCACGACGGGCTCGCCCGCATCACGCTCAACCGGCCCGACAGCCTCAACGCCTTCGACGCCACGCTCGCCCGCGAATGGGAGCGCGTCACGGTCGAGGCGACCTCGCGCGACGATGTCGGGGCGATCCTGCTGGATGCCGCCGGGCGGGCGTTCTGCGCCGGCGGTGACGTGCGCGCGATGGCCCAGACGATGGGGTCGGGAAAGGACATCAGCGACCTCGCCGAGGTGATCAACACCGGCATCCGCGCGCTGACGGAATCGGCCGTGCCCGTCGTCGCCGCCGCGCACGGGACGACCGCCGGCGGAGGCCTCGGCATCCTGCTCACGAGCGACTACGCGATCGTCGGCGCGGACTCCCGCATCGGCAGCCTCTACGCGAACATCGGCCTCACGCCCGACCTTTCGGTGTCGGCCCAGCTCGCGCAGGCGGTCGGTCAGCGACGGGCGCTGCAGCTGGTGCTGCAGGACCGCATGCTGACGGCGGACGAGGCTCGCGAGTGGGGCCTCGTTGCCGAGGTGGTCGGCGGCGAGGATGCCGAATCGATCGCCGCCGCGGTGCGGGCACGGGCCGAAGAGGTCGCCCGCTTCTGGCTGGCCGGCGCCCACGGTGCCTACGGGCAGGCCAAGCGGCTCATCCGCTCCCGGCCCGAGCGCACCTTCGCCGAGCAGCTCGACGAGGAGGCGCGCTCGATCGGCGCGGCCTTCGACACCCCCGAGGCGAAGGCCCGCGTGGCCGCGTTCGCCTCGGCATCCCGCAAGACCGCTTCGAAGGAGAACGCATGA
- a CDS encoding SDR family NAD(P)-dependent oxidoreductase: protein MDIAGASALVTGGASGLGLATARRLSDAGAHVVIIDLPSSAGAERAAEFGGTFAPADVTDPSEVAAAVATAASIGPLRVVVNCAGIAPPAKVLDREGAPTPLGDFERIVRVNLIGTYNVIAQASAAIARTEPTGDGDRGVIVNTASVAAFDGQIGQPAYAASKGGVHAMTLPIARELARYGIRVVTIAPGIMETPMLASLPQAAQDSLGQQVPYPARLGRPDEYAALVAHIVDNGYLNGETIRLDGAIRMAPK, encoded by the coding sequence ATGGACATCGCCGGCGCATCCGCCCTCGTCACGGGAGGCGCGAGCGGACTGGGATTGGCCACCGCACGACGCCTGTCCGACGCCGGCGCTCATGTCGTGATCATCGACCTGCCCTCCTCCGCCGGCGCCGAGCGCGCCGCGGAGTTCGGCGGAACGTTCGCCCCCGCTGACGTCACCGACCCGAGCGAGGTGGCGGCCGCCGTCGCGACCGCCGCGAGCATCGGGCCCCTCCGGGTCGTCGTCAACTGCGCCGGCATAGCCCCGCCGGCGAAGGTGCTCGACCGCGAGGGCGCGCCGACACCGCTCGGGGACTTCGAGCGCATCGTTCGGGTCAACCTCATCGGCACCTACAACGTCATCGCGCAGGCATCCGCCGCCATCGCGCGCACCGAGCCGACCGGCGACGGGGACCGTGGCGTCATCGTCAACACCGCCAGCGTCGCCGCGTTCGACGGCCAGATCGGCCAGCCCGCCTACGCCGCCAGCAAGGGCGGCGTGCATGCGATGACGCTCCCCATCGCGCGGGAGCTCGCGCGCTACGGCATCCGCGTCGTCACGATCGCCCCCGGCATCATGGAGACGCCCATGCTCGCGAGCCTGCCGCAGGCCGCGCAGGACTCCCTCGGTCAGCAGGTGCCCTACCCGGCGCGCCTCGGCCGCCCCGACGAGTACGCGGCCCTCGTCGCGCACATCGTCGACAACGGCTACCTCAACGGCGAGACCATCCGCCTCGACGGCGCCATCCGCATGGCGCCGAAATGA